The following proteins come from a genomic window of Lolium rigidum isolate FL_2022 chromosome 5, APGP_CSIRO_Lrig_0.1, whole genome shotgun sequence:
- the LOC124652945 gene encoding uncharacterized protein LOC124652945, whose translation MSLLRLGLSAAISGNLRRFLSTATYSHPPWVIIEDTTMVDRSLSDPGVCFRAVEPPGVSDITAPAHLISPRERPAPGIFQLLAGDVRAASGDGHLLLNYHDLQAGREVPWTSWEMTEDVETHRFVCNPLSGQMLRLPDIGGSKRILVHNHMGLLTQADGGRGHGHGPPDRFAVAELVFNGTGLQRFLSDEGEWETVVRMPCRSLPPRELLIFQETVALGGRLWWVDLTFGVISVDPFAHRPEVCCIELPSGSVLPARAPIDGDISTAQETVRFMRELAKYRRVGVSDGRLRYAELTPGGPLLLCSFALDDEASGWTLEHQVELSQVLADGGYQLQHNSPAPQIAVLDPLNASAVHLKVGNHVVVVDVRNGKVIGASPPLPESQADCFSCVSCVLPPWLGASRIPTTGKKDDMEATDDLVICL comes from the coding sequence ATGTCGCTCCTGCGCCTAGGCCTCTCCGCCGCCATCTCCGGCAACCTCCGCCGCTTCCTCTCCACTGCCACCTACTCGCACCCACCATGGGTCATCATCGAGGATACAACGATGGTGGACAGATCATTGTCGGACCCGGGCGTGTGCTTCCGCGCCGTCGAGCCTCCGGGCGTCTCTGACATCACCGCCCCGGCGCACCTCATTAGCCCCAGGGAACGCCCCGCCCCTGGCATCTTCCAACTTCTCGCCGGCGATGTTCGCGCAGCCAGCGGCGACGGCCATCTCCTCCTCAACTACCACGATCTCCAGGCGGGGAGGGAGGTTCCCTGGACCTCCTGGGAAATGACCgaggacgtcgaaacccaccgcttCGTCTGCAACCCTCTCAGCGGCCAGATGCTCCGCCTGCCGGACATCGGTGGCTCGAAGAGGATCCTTGTCCACAACCACATGGGCCTCCTCACCCAGGCCGATGGCGGGCGCGGGCACGggcacgggccgcctgacagattCGCCGTAGCCGAGCTCGTCTTCAATGGCACTGGCCTTCAGCGGTTTCTGTCAGATGAAGGAGAGTGGGAGACGGTGGTGAGAATGCCATGCCGATCTCTCCCCCCGCGCGAGTTGTTGATATTCCAAGAGACGGTTGCCTTGGGCGGCCGGCTGTGGTGGGTCGACTTGACCTTCGGCGTCATCTCCGTCGACCCATTCGCCCACCGGCCGGAGGTCTGCTGCATCGAGCTGCCCAGCGGCAGCGTCCTGCCTGCACGTGCACCCATAGACGGGGATATCAGCACGGCCCAGGAAACCGTGAGGTTCATGCGGGAGCTGGCCAAGTACCGGCGCGTTGGGGTGAGCGACGGGAGGCTGCGGTACGCCGAGCTCACTCCTGGCGGGCCGCTCCTGCTCTGCTCGTTTGCGCTCGATGACGAGGCCAGCGGCTGGACGCTGGAGCATCAGGTGGAGCTCAGCCAGGTCTTGGCGGATGGAGGCTACCAGCTGCAGCACAACTCGCCGGCGCCACAGATTGCCGTCCTCGACCCGCTCAACGCCAGCGCCGTGCATCTCAAGGTTGGCAAccacgtcgtcgtcgtggacgtgCGCAATGGGAAGGTGATCGGGGCCTCTCCGCCGCTTCCTGAGAGTCAAGCCGACTGCTTTTCTTGTGTGTCATGTGTGCTTCCACCGTGGCTTGgagcaagccggatccctacaacAG